The nucleotide window GCACGGCGAGGTAATAGATGCGAGTGAAGTCGtcgtgggtggtgatgaagccTCCAAACTTGGTCTTGAAGATGTGGAAGAGCCTCTGGTCGAGGACAGCGCACATGTGCTCTTGCTTCTGCTCGATCCAGAAAGCGCGGAGCTTGGCGCCGTACTCGAGGACAAAGGTGGTCCTGCTGGTCTTGGACTCCGTCTCCCGCTTGTAGGCCTCGTAGAGGGTGATCTCACAAAGTGCCATGGCCATCAGCTCGGTGAAGGTCAAGGCGTTGTTGTCGGTGAGGCTGTGCTGGAAGGCAAGGAGAAAGACGAGGGCGGTCTTGCTGATGGTCTTGTTGTACTTGACGACGATCTCGACGCTACCTTCGAACTCATACCCGCCAAAGATGGCGAGGTGGCGGAGCTGTCGGACCAGCTTGAAGCCGTGCTGAATGATCTTGGCGGTGAcaaagatggaggagagggtcaCGGCGGCATAGTACAAGTCAGCAGACTTACACTCTTTCTCGGAGATGATCTCAACGAAGGCGATTTGGAGCAGCTCCACGATCCTCACATGCGacttctcaccaccaagcctcAAGTAGAGAACGATAACATCCTTCAGCTTGAGCAATGTCTCCTGGTGCCAGCAGCCGAGCGTGAGCTTGAGGTGGAGGTACGCCTCATAACACAGCTCAATGGCCCTGTCAAGAGTGGTGGTTGTAGTGGCACCGCCAGAAGTGATGATCGTAACATAGACCTTTGAAAGGCGTTTCTTGACTGTGGTGACGGTCGTCTCCGTCTCTGTCATGGTGGTTGTCTTGGTGGTCTTGATCCGTGTGATGACCTCCTCGTAAATCGTGACAGCCTCATGGTGATGCTTGTGGTTCTTCTCGCAAACCTTGGCCAAAGCAATCATtgctgtgatgatgatgtaggCTTCGGTCCCAAAACAGACTGTGACAACCTCACGAAACTTGACCGAGATCTCATAGAGGATGGACCACTCAACTTTGGCGTGAAACTCCAGCACGTGCATGTAAGCCTCATAAACCAGAATGAGTGTCTCTTGCTCGAAGCGGATCTCTTTGTGGCAGTGGACAATCGTCTCCCAGAGGACGCAGCAAATTTGCTGAAGCTCAGCCCATCGCTGTCTCTCCTTGTAGAAGTGGATCAGGATCACAGCAGCCTTGATGGCATCGCGATGGCAGTGTTTCCGGCccttgttgaggatggcgacAATCTCAATGTAGATGTCATAGCCCTCCTTGCGTCCCAGAAGCATGTAGTGGGCTGCCAAGGAGTAcatgatcttgatggtgagACGATGAGTGTGGCCGAGGTGCTTGCGGTACTTGGCAAGAATCTCGATGAACAGCTCAATGATCTTCTCATGGCGATGGTGCTCCTCGTAGAAGCAGATGAGCACGGCGAGAGACTCCTCGGTCCTCACATCTTCCATTTGAAGGGAGATCAAGCAAGCGCGGAAAATGCGCAAGTAGATGGCTTCAGCCTTCTCAAAGAGGTACTGACGGTGGTAGCAGACAGCAAGGCGTCTGGCAACCAAGATGCACTCTGTGACAAAGTGCTCCGACAGCTTGATGGTGACCTCTGCGGTCAGGATAGCCTTCCAGGTGATCTCAAGCGACTGCGTGATGATGACCTCTGCCTTGGACCAGTGTCCAATCTTGATGTAGAGATTAATGAGCGCCAAGCAAGACTTGAAGAACGCCTCATCCACCTTACCTCCTTTGCATCGGTCGTAGTGCGCGACAAAGACCTCCCGAATGATGGTCTCAGTGACCTCAGTCGtagttgtggttgtggtcttggtggtgatcgTGGTCTCGGTGAtctcctcgacaacctcggtgatgaggatggtagTCTCGTGTGCATCCTTGTGGTCAcacttgcccttgcccttgaacCACCCCCAGACCTTTCCAAATACCGAGATGGCAATCTGAAGAAGACCACACGCCTTGAAGAGCACCCCAATCTCCTTGAGAAGGACAATGATGGCCAACTCCTCAAACTTGTGGTGCTCATACTCCACCCACAAGCAGATGAGAATGTTTGAGGCCTCCTCATACCGACCAATTCTCCTGAGGAACTTGACATACTTGATAGCAATCTCGAGCTTGCTGATGTGCAGCTCAATGGTGGTGTGGACGCGGCAGAGCTCAGTGATGCGCCTCCAGAGAGTGATGTAGGTTCTCTCGGCCCAGAACCACTCCTCCTGAGACTCGTAGAAGAAGGCTAACTGAATGAGGATCGAGATACACCGGTGGTCGTCGACTCGGAAGCCGTCGGCGGTTTCGAGATACCAGCCAACGTATGAGCTgatttccttctccttgacctgACCCTTGAACTCAATCTCCAAGCCGCCAATGTATTCGGCCAGCTCTCTCGTCTTGGGGTGGTTCTTTCCAAAACGGCCAATGTAAATCTCCCAGATCTCCTTCTGAATGACTCTCGTCCGTGTGGTATCCTTGATGTCAATGTACAGCTTGGCCAACACCTCGAGCCACCGGATAACAGTGTCGCTGGTGGCTCCGTGCTTGCCTTTGCAGATCTGGATCATGAGAATGATCATCTCCTCACGCCATGTTACAATCTCTGTGCGCTCcgtgatggtgatggtctcgGTATACTTGAGAAAGTAGTGTGTGCATGTTACAACGACAgagctggaggtggaaaGGATAGCCTTCCCAAGCGAGGCAGCTCTGTAGAAGAATTTGGCACCGGCCAATGAATCAGAAGCCTCAACATGGATAttgccgaggatgatgaaggtCTGCAGGACACCGATGTGACGCTCGCCGAAGCAGGCCTCTTGAACCCTCAAAGAAAACTCATGGTGCTTGACGTGGACTGAGATGGGCTCGCCATAGAGGTAAGCTGACCTCTCCAGCAGACCAAAGTGGCAAGAAGTTGGGAAGTACTCGACAAAGTCCTTGCCCAAAACCAGCTCCCCATCGGCATAGAGGCTGGATGCCCGGAAGTGGGCTTGCCAGTGCCTGACGGCATAGTAAAGCAGGGAGTGTGACTCAAAGTACTGGTCCACAAATCCATCATCAAGGCCTTCAAAAGAGGGCTCTGAGCTATCGGTAAGGCTGAGCTTCGAGTACAAGAGTAATGCCAAGGTCAGGTTCCGATGAGCATCTCGAACTGAGGGCAGCACCTTGCCATCCAACAGGGTCTGCATGTAGGAGCGGATGGACTTGCTCTTGAAGCGAACACTGCCGTTTTGGATAACGACAATGTCTCCGCAGGTTGACCTGATGCGTGCCACGACATCGATGGGGCCTCCAAGCTGACAGGTCTTGGTCTCAATACGCAAGAGCTCGCCCAACTCATTCACGCCAAGGGGTCTGTCGGCAGCAAGAACAAACGACAACAATGTCTGTGTGGTCTCATGCTTGAGGGAGATCTTCGACACAAGCTTCTTGACGAGCTCGTCCAACGTGCCGTTGATGCCTTGGGCGGCCTTGACAAAGGCGTCAGGAGACTGTGTTGGCGCATCCTTGGCAAGCAGCCGCACGGCAATGTAAGCCCACAAGAACGAAGCCTTGGCTTTCTGTGTCAAGTCGTGGACTGTTTTCTCCTGAACCTCGGGACTCAGCTGAGTGAAGCCAGGAAACTTGGAGAAAGACTGGCGGAGGTAGCGCTTGATGTCACCATGGAGGTGCTgagaggtgatggtgaaatGAGCGCATCCCTCGCTCAGATGTGAGATGGCACGCGACAAAGTAATGATGCGGACGTTCCTGTACTTGGCAACGCAAGTCCTGAGTTTGCCATGGAACTCAAGCGGGCTGATACTGCCAGTGACATCCTGGAAACCGTCGACAACGACGGCCACGTTGGTGCGACGATCGTCAAGTGACCGCAGACCCAATTCCAGGGCGGCCCAGAGAGAAGTCTCGAGCTTGGAAGAGCTGCGGTGCTGGTCATACGACTCAAAAGCGCTCGTCAGCCGCTCGTACAGCCCGACATTACCCACGTTCTTCTCAAGAAGTTGGAAGAGGATGCTCTTGAGGAAAGCAAGAACTGTGCACCTGGAAGGGTAGTCATAGGCTAGAAGATTGGTCAGCTATCAGATCTTGTGTGGAAAGCAAGGCTCAAACTTACGGAAGCTGTAGGTAAGCGTAGTGTACTGTGTGTGATCCAAGGGTCTTTGAAGACGCTCCTTCATCCAACCGGCAAGAACTGTCTTGCCCGATCCAGCCTCACCAGTAATAGTCaaagccttctcctcgccccTGAGAAAGTTGACAAGAGGTGTTTTGACCCATTCACATGTGTCTTCGGCCCGCTTGACATTCTCAGACACTTGGTCGTAAAAGGCCCCTGTGGCAGACCGATCGTTCTGAAGCCGCCTGCGAACAGCATCGACGCCAAGACTGTGAGTCCTGTTGCCTAACTTCAGCGACCACATCTTAGCAATGATGgaatccctcctcctccagatgCCAGACACGTGCTGGCCAAATTCCGTCTCAAAGTTGATAACGACAGACTTGTGAGTGTTCTGTCCAAGGCTGCTGATCTTCTCTCTGTAAAGGATCGAGATCCGTCCAACCAGGTCAACGAGATCACAGTACAGATGAGCAAGGCTCTCCTTAACCTCCTGAGAGGCATAGAAGATATCTTGAATCTGGCTGACATTGGTGATCAGGATGGCGAGCTCGTAAAGTGCCTCAAAGGTTGGCACAAGGGCCTGAGCCTGCTGATGTCCGATCTGTGATAGTCATTAGCGTTTGACCAAAGCTGCACATGGAATGACATACCTCGAGAAGAATCTGAGTGCTTCCCAAAGCGGTGATGGAAGCCTGATGAGCTCCAAAGCAGAAGTCTCCGACATTGGCTCCGAGGCCCCAGAGTTGAAGCCCAAAGAACTGAGCCGATTTGAGAACGCGATCCCAATCACTACCCCGACGGGGCATGTGGATGAGACGCTCATCGGAGATGTACTCGAGATAGGACTCGATATCGACATGCTTGAAGTAAGTCTCAGTGTAGTCACCAAACTTGTAAATGCGTCTCCGGATCTCTTTACTGGTCTCGAGAACGCGAGTCAACTGTACGGTGACGGTAGACAGTTGACTCTGGGCGACGGTTGAGGTCGCGGAAAATGTCTCGTCGGCGAGGGAGGCAGTTCTCTCCGAATCGCTGTGCTCGCCGTCCGAGATCGGCGTGACTTTCACAGTCATAGGAGCATCGAGAGGCTTGCTCTTGACTGTGAGTCCACTGACGGACTCTTGGAGTCCGGCGCGAATGGTGTCCATGGCTGAGCGGTTCGAAGTCTCTGCTGGTTCTTCGTCAATGGTGTCAGAAACAAAAGATGATGCTGAGCTGCGCTTCCGAAGTCTTTTGCCTGGAGCGGGTCAAAGGTCAGAGACTGGCTCGGGTTGCGAGTAAAGAAAAGCCCGGCATACCTGCAAATGTTtttctcaaccccaacatAGTCGACGTTTATAGCATGGAAGACGGCACTGCTAGAGGAAGCTAGCCAAGTTCTTGTGTAATTGCCAACAACGCCAAGAAGGATGTCGGGTCAGTACCTGAGTGGCTGCCCAAGCATGAAAAAGGAGCGTATTGTGACTGAGCTTGACGCCTGAAGAGACTCTTCTGCGGTTTGCCGTGCTCCTGAAAGAGACACAGGAGAGGAGCTCGGGGGGTGGGGCAGCATAGCATATGTAGTGGAAAGCAGCAAGCGTCTCCTGAATCCAGACTTCCATGGACACAAGCCACCACAAGGCATTCAGGGGCCACATGTGGAATCAGACCTCGCCTTGCCACTCTCGAGCTAGATTCTGGATCAAATGATCAGTATATTGTGTAGCTGAAGCGGGTGACAGTGGCTGCCGCGGTAGATGGAATCTGGAAATGACAATTTGGCTGTGGGATATTCGTCCCGGCAGCCAAAATCAGTGTTGCTCAGACTCTCTGTATGATGTAGACATCACAGACCATGTCCGTTATCAGACGCATTTGGCCAATCGTTCGGGTCTATCGAGGTCGAGATCATTTGAAGTGGCGTCATGTCCAATCCCATACTGTTGATATCTTCTACGCTTCTGCAAGAACAAATATCCCGGGTCTTCAGCTTTCGTGGGGCAAATTCCCTGTCTGGCGATTCCGGCCTGCTGGTTCTCAATAGTCGTCGTCTTTCAGGTGACAAAAGCCGTTCCCGCAAGCCACGTTCTAACCGTGTTCGGCCCGTTGACAGGGGGTCTGCTGCAGGGGGACATCCGAAGACAGCGGGATAAAATCAATATCGATGTCTAGACCTTTCCGACTGGCCTCAGGTGCAATGCGAACTGGTAACATCGGGCCAAGTTCCTGATAGGGATGCTAGCGTCGATCATTGACGAGCAGCTGAACTGGTCAAGCGCGCAGGCCGTGTTGATCACCCGCATCCCGCTCAGCACACAGCCCCACTGCCCACGCGAGGTCTAGGAGTCGCCTGAAACCTGTTTCGCAGACTCCTCTGAATGTCGAACGGCGACATGAAGCTGATTTTTAAGATTCTTGTgatgtttgaggaggttgtacAGCTGAGACGACAGTCATGTCAGGAGAACATCTTGAAACAAGGAACTTTCAGGTTGAGATGGGATTGAATAGCACGAACCTCTGGTAGATGAGTCAGGGTAAGTGTTGGAGGGTCGAAGTTGGGATGGAATCAAATACCCTCAAGTTGAAGaagacaagaaagaaaaaatcaACGAAAGAAATGCAGGTCTCTTCCTTCTAGAAGAAGTGGAGCAGTGCACGGCTGCAAACACCTGACAATCTGCTCTGGATGACGAACGGGAGGCACGATGGAATATTCAATGTCAGATTTTGATTATTTACAGATTACCTAAATATTGATGTTGTttcctcatctcatcatctcccaTATAAACTATCTACTTGTAAATATACATGCCAGGTTCTCgttcctcccatcccaccacccttTCTCCCCCAACAGCTCAAGCAATCGTCTTGCCATGATTCTTCCGCAGAATCTCGGCCGCAATCTTCTCAGCCAGGACATAGACTGTGCTCTGAGGATGCCCCGGCGGCAACAACGCAAAGCTACTCGCATCTACCACCCTCAGCCCATCCACACCAATCACCTTGGCTTCCTTGTCCACAACCGCCCAACGGtcatccctcttccccatccgGCACGTGCAAGAGGCATGCCAAATTGTCTGCACCGTATTCCGAATCACAGCCAAGATCTGTGCATCCGTCTTGACGTCCGGGCCAGGGAAGTACTCCTTTGTATCCGCCAACACGCCCTTCATAGCCTTTGACGCAAACGCCTGACGCAGACGTTTGTACAGCGCGACAGCAACCTCCTGATCGGTCGGGTCGGTAAGCCACTTGGGATCGATGAGTGGGAGGTCCTTGGTATCGGCTGACTTGAGCGTGACGGTGCCCCTCGACATCGGAGCAACAAGACCACCAAGGATAGTCGCGTACATGTACCCGTCCTTTGGCTGAGTGGTGAACAAGTTGGAGAAGTCACCAACGTAACCCGGGGCAGTCAAGTACTCAACCTCAGGCCAGTCAGGTGGGAACTGCCCATCCAGAATCGTCGAAGTATCCTTCGGGATCAGCTCACGTGGTACCTTCTCCCAGCCCAGGAAATCACAAACGGGATTGGTCAACGGGCCTTGCTTGTTGAACGTATAAGGCCCCGCAAACTctcccaaaacaaacaatgGATCATTGGCAATCCTCGTCAGCGTCTCGACCTTGaccctccagctcggccCAAAGAAGACATGATCTTGCATCCCCTGTCCAACTCCAGGTCTATCCGCGATGAGCGGAATCTTGTGCTTCGCCAGCTCAACCCTAGGGCCAACACCAGAAACCATCAGCAACTGCGGGCTTTGGAAAGCGCCGGCCGAGACGAtaacctccctcttcgccttGAGAGTGTACTCGAACAGTCCAAAAGGCCtgctctccaccacaaccccggTCGCCCgtttcttctcatcaaaGACAATCTTCTTCGCCAGCGTTGTCATGTAAACCTTGAGATTTCTCCTCCCGGATGCCTCTCGCAAGAAAGAAGTCTGACTCGAGTCACGAGTCTGGGTCTCAGGCCGGATAGTCGAAGCACAATACTGTGCGCCCATCAAACTCCCGCTGTTGAAGTCTTGCGTAGGTCCGATACCGATCTCATTCAGCGCAGGTTCCATCCATGTGCTAAAAGAGTTGGCGTAGTTGGCATAAGACACTTGAAGGGGCC belongs to Podospora bellae-mahoneyi strain CBS 112042 chromosome 6, whole genome shotgun sequence and includes:
- a CDS encoding hypothetical protein (EggNog:ENOG503Q4SM) — its product is MLGLRKTFAGKRLRKRSSASSFVSDTIDEEPAETSNRSAMDTIRAGLQESVSGLTVKSKPLDAPMTVKVTPISDGEHSDSERTASLADETFSATSTVAQSQLSTVTVQLTRVLETSKEIRRRIYKFGDYTETYFKHVDIESYLEYISDERLIHMPRRGSDWDRVLKSAQFFGLQLWGLGANVGDFCFGAHQASITALGSTQILLEIGHQQAQALVPTFEALYELAILITNVSQIQDIFYASQEVKESLAHLYCDLVDLVGRISILYREKISSLGQNTHKSVVINFETEFGQHVSGIWRRRDSIIAKMWSLKLGNRTHSLGVDAVRRRLQNDRSATGAFYDQVSENVKRAEDTCEWVKTPLVNFLRGEEKALTITGEAGSGKTVLAGWMKERLQRPLDHTQYTTLTYSFPYDYPSRCTVLAFLKSILFQLLEKNVGNVGLYERLTSAFESYDQHRSSSKLETSLWAALELGLRSLDDRRTNVAVVVDGFQDVTGSISPLEFHGKLRTCVAKYRNVRIITLSRAISHLSEGCAHFTITSQHLHGDIKRYLRQSFSKFPGFTQLSPEVQEKTVHDLTQKAKASFLWAYIAVRLLAKDAPTQSPDAFVKAAQGINGTLDELVKKLVSKISLKHETTQTLLSFVLAADRPLGVNELGELLRIETKTCQLGGPIDVVARIRSTCGDIVVIQNGSVRFKSKSIRSYMQTLLDGKVLPSVRDAHRNLTLALLLYSKLSLTDSSEPSFEGLDDGFVDQYFESHSLLYYAVRHWQAHFRASSLYADGELVLGKDFVEYFPTSCHFGLLERSAYLYGEPISVHVKHHEFSLRVQEACFGERHIGVLQTFIILGNIHVEASDSLAGAKFFYRAASLGKAILSTSSSVVVTCTHYFLKYTETITITERTEIVTWREEMIILMIQICKGKHGATSDTVIRWLEVLAKLYIDIKDTTRTRVIQKEIWEIYIGRFGKNHPKTRELAEYIGGLEIEFKGQVKEKEISSYVGWYLETADGFRVDDHRCISILIQLAFFYESQEEWFWAERTYITLWRRITELCRVHTTIELHISKLEIAIKYVKFLRRIGRYEEASNILICLWVEYEHHKFEELAIIVLLKEIGVLFKACGLLQIAISVFGKVWGWFKGKGKCDHKDAHETTILITEVVEEITETTITTKTTTTTTTEVTETIIREVFVAHYDRCKGGKVDEAFFKSCLALINLYIKIGHWSKAEVIITQSLEITWKAILTAEVTIKLSEHFVTECILVARRLAVCYHRQYLFEKAEAIYLRIFRACLISLQMEDVRTEESLAVLICFYEEHHRHEKIIELFIEILAKYRKHLGHTHRLTIKIMYSLAAHYMLLGRKEGYDIYIEIVAILNKGRKHCHRDAIKAAVILIHFYKERQRWAELQQICCVLWETIVHCHKEIRFEQETLILVYEAYMHVLEFHAKVEWSILYEISVKFREVVTVCFGTEAYIIITAMIALAKVCEKNHKHHHEAVTIYEEVITRIKTTKTTTMTETETTVTTVKKRLSKVYVTIITSGGATTTTTLDRAIELCYEAYLHLKLTLGCWHQETLLKLKDVIVLYLRLGGEKSHVRIVELLQIAFVEIISEKECKSADLYYAAVTLSSIFVTAKIIQHGFKLVRQLRHLAIFGGYEFEGSVEIVVKYNKTISKTALVFLLAFQHSLTDNNALTFTELMAMALCEITLYEAYKRETESKTSRTTFVLEYGAKLRAFWIEQKQEHMCAVLDQRLFHIFKTKFGGFITTHDDFTRIYYLAVLAYLQQDLKKIDFDAVACKAGNDKVASLLKAGEWKKALEVARCTFYFAHRQGYYSDLTRVHYAYKLAEYMAGIDVPRPNDAKLWEEYLRLSREMTKEAFAILKDKNIELIRLKYEDISGIVRLLGSQQNFVELESLLLKLWKSREVQKNWNAERVLAVGKMLVHAHVAAKHVPAAIDLCETMCYNLRRSRGVLDPVTVEMQRMLAELYTTNQRVDRCMTIHEQILREIEAALRDYDQDESRPVRLYSQPTCGQPYLEGKKAQVGGATCGQPYVEKKQQPQLCGQPSLQPETLAKTATWQLELLRRAYYRQGGFVKDEHEQEFAALCELLQQRLLKAAGDSKKDVCVLKAPKPETWARERKEGKQDDLIGVYVGPREKDWRLDGDSFAKYFGGGEQEGGSVEMKGGKRWSGVDHVNVARRSWWLF
- a CDS encoding hypothetical protein (CAZy:AA3; COG:E; EggNog:ENOG503NXH9): MHLLSTNRILSLFVVIATTNLVYGVPIEAEQAHEQALPRNLEGEFGISKEFDYVIVGGGTAGLTLANRLSEDPSISVAVVEAGSFYQITNPLLGKTPVGDVLFVGSDPSDTNPLVDWNFVTEPQRGANGRKIHYARGKCLGGSSARNFMIYQRGTVQSYQKWADAVGDESYSWEALQPHFKRSVSFTPPREDLRFKNASAEFNINAFSTTGGGPLQVSYANYANSFSTWMEPALNEIGIGPTQDFNSGSLMGAQYCASTIRPETQTRDSSQTSFLREASGRRNLKVYMTTLAKKIVFDEKKRATGVVVESRPFGLFEYTLKAKREVIVSAGAFQSPQLLMVSGVGPRVELAKHKIPLIADRPGVGQGMQDHVFFGPSWRVKVETLTRIANDPLFVLGEFAGPYTFNKQGPLTNPVCDFLGWEKVPRELIPKDTSTILDGQFPPDWPEVEYLTAPGYVGDFSNLFTTQPKDGYMYATILGGLVAPMSRGTVTLKSADTKDLPLIDPKWLTDPTDQEVAVALYKRLRQAFASKAMKGVLADTKEYFPGPDVKTDAQILAVIRNTVQTIWHASCTCRMGKRDDRWAVVDKEAKVIGVDGLRVVDASSFALLPPGHPQSTVYVLAEKIAAEILRKNHGKTIA